In the Thermoanaerobaculia bacterium genome, GAAATATTGCCCATCTCCGTCACAGTCGATCCACCCATCCACGATCTCCTCACCATCAAATGTACAGCCGTTGGCAAAGATTATTCCGTACTCAAGAATGTCTTTCATGGAGAGAGTCGCTACGTCATATCCGGTCAGGTAGAGGTTGAATGCGTAAACTGGAACTCCATCTACGTTCCAGATCGTGGTGTGGGCGACAGTGGATTCCGGGCCGGTGTTTGTGATGGAAATCAGGGTATTCCTGAAATGATAGGGCTCCGCTCCGTAAGGATCAACCTCAAAATAGGGAAAAAGCAGAGTGGCTGCTCTGGAAGGCGACAATTCACATGGGCCCCCGGTACCCGGCAAGGGAGGTGGGGGGATGGACTGGGGAAAGAGAGAAAAGGATATTATCGTGACAAGAAAGAAAAGAGCCCAGCGTTCCATGTTTGCCCCCTTTGCCGAAATCATTATACCAGTCAATCCAGCCTTTAATTCAGGTCGTTCCAGAAAAATGGCCCCCTTTCGGGGGCCGGTATATTTGAGTTCGTCTGGTCCCGACGATTACAATCTCACCCGTACCTTTGTGTCATCGGCATCCACCTGGACGGAAGTACCGTGCATCGCTCCGAGGAGCCGTCCTGCTGTCACGCCGTCCATCTTCTTCCAGTCCCAACGCTTAAGGGTTTTTACCAGGGGGGTGATCGGCATGGAACCCCGGACAAGGGCATCCTCCGCGTCCACGTTCCAGATCAGCCGGTTCCCCTCCTTCTGAATCAGGACCTTTGCGTCGGGGCTCTCCACGGAAACCAGGGTGCAGTCGGGGCATTCCGCCAGGGCTTCCAGGGTCTTGATGGCGACTTCCTTCTGGGCCTGGACTTCCGCGGGCAGCTCGGCGTCGATGTCTATGTCGGGGGTGAAGAGGAGGGCTCCTCGAACCAGGGTGAAGGGAACGGGGAAGGCCATCTTGATCAGATTTCCATCATCCACCGTCTGAATACTCACCCACCCCCAGTCCAACATGGTTGTTGTCATCACCGCACCGGCAAAGAGGGAAAGGGCGATGACCGGCAGCGTAGAAACCCCGCGTTTCCGCATGGTTATTCAATCCAGACGCGAACGTCTGCCTCGCTGGAGTTGACCGTCACGATTTCCCCGGTTCCCACCTTCTCCAGAGCGCTCAGCATGGCCTTGACATCCAGTTCGTTGGTTTCTGTGACCTGAATGACATCCAGGAGCTCGGTGGGGAGGGTCACTTTCACCGTCTCAGGCTTTTCTCCACTCGTTTCTTTCACGTCAATGTAGATCGTTCCGCCCTTTTTGGAGATCAGGACATTCGCTTCTTTGTCTTCCACCTTCACATACTCTCCGTCTGGGGAAGCCTTGATCTCCTTCAGGAGGGCCGCCAGGTCTATGTCGGTATCGTCCAGGTGCATCTTGACCATTCCACGGTCAAACTCTTCGGTCTTGACGCTGGTCAGGGCCGTGAGGATCAGGGACATCGGCACGTGAACTTTTACCTTGGTTCCCTCCACGTGTTCATTGACGTCAACATTGAGCCACTTCACCTTCCCATCCCCGGCAACCAGGAAGGCCGCGGCAAGGAATGTAACCAGCAGGGTCATCATGATTTTCTTGGACATTGTTAACCTCCTCAGGTCGTTTCATCCGGGATAACGGAAACGACTGGAAAAGGTTCCCCATCTGGTTGGAGGAAGTGCGGAATAGAAAAAATCTGGGAAAGTTAGGGCGTTCCTGTCAGAAAAAGTAACCTGGTTCAGGGCAGGATGGGATTAACCTCCCAGATATTTTTCGCGTACTCCTGGATCGATCGGTCGGAGGAAAAGATGCCCGATCGGGCCACGTTCAGGATGGCCATCTTCGCCCATCGGTCCCGGTCCCTGTAAGCCTCCGCGACCGATGCCTGGCAGCGTACATAGTCTTCATAATCCGCCAGGACAAAGAACCGGTCGTTCGGGTTCAGAAGGGTCTGGGTGATGGGTTTAAAGAGATCCCGGTCCCCGGGGGAATAGTATCCGCCCGTAAGCTGGTCAAGGATCTTCTGCAGTTCCGGAGTCCGGGCTGAAATGCCGGCTGGGTCGTAGTGACCCCGCAGGGCAAAGGTTTCATCCGCCTTCATGCCGAAGAGAAAGAAATTCTCTTCTCCCACCTGTTCGCGGATCTCGACGTTGGCGCCGTCCAGGGTTCCGATCGTCAGGGAACCGTTCATCGTGAATTTCATATTCCCCGTGCCGGAAGCTTCGAATCCTGCGGTGGAGATCTGTTCCGACAGTTCCGCCGCGGGAATAATGATCTGGGCGGCGGAGACACTGTAATTGGGAACGAAGCAGACTTTCAGCTTATCTTTCATCCGGGGGTGAGCATCAATCACTGCGGCGACGGAATGGATTAACTTGATGATCAGTTTGCAGATCGCGTACCCGGGTGCCGTCTTCCCGGAAAAGAGAACAGTGCGGGGGAGGAAATTCTCTCCTTCCGTTCCATCGACGATCCGGTTGTAGAGGGTCAGAACATGGAGAATGTTGAGCAGCTGGCGTTTGTACTCGTGGAACCGCTTGACCTGGCAGTCCAGGAAGAGGGAGGGATTTGCGCGTACCTTTAACTTTTCATCCATGCATTGGACAAGACGTTCTTTGTTCCGGGTCTTCGCTTCCATGAAACGGTTGCGGAAATCCGGGTCATCGGCCAGGGGTTCAAGATCCCGGAGCTTTTCTGCATGGTCGACCCAGCTGTCTCCCAGCCTGTCACAGAGGAGACGGGACAGGGAAGGGTTAGCCTCCAGAATCCAGCGCCGGGGCGTGACCCCGTTGGTCACGTTCGTAAACTTGTCCGGCCACATTTCGGAAAAATCGTGAAACACGGTTTTTTTCAAAATGTCCGAGTGAAGGGCGGAGACGCCGTTGACCTTTCGGGAGCCGACGATGGCCAGGCGTGCCATGTGAATGGTTCCCTGGGGCTGGCGCGTGACAATCGCCATGGAGTCGGTCTTTTTCGATTCCTCTGGAAAGCGGTAGGCCACCTGAATGAGGAATCGTCGGTCGATCTCCTGGATGATCTGGTAGTGGCGGGGAAGGAGCGATCCGATAATCTCCTCCGGCCACGTCTCCAGGGCCTCGGGAAGTATCGTGTGGTTGGTATAGGAGAAGGTTCTTGTCGTGATATTCCAGGCGTCGTCCCAGTCGATTCCGTGGTCGTCCACCAGGATGCGCATCAATTCGGGTATGGCGATACTGGGGTGGGTGTCGTTGAGCTGAATCGCCACCTTGTCCGGGAGGCGGCTGAAGTCCTGGCTCCCCTTCAGAAATCGCCGGATAATATCCTGCAGGGTGGCAGAGGAGAAGAAGTATTGCTGTTTCAGGCGCAGTTCCTTCCCGGCCAGGCTGGTGTCGTTGGGGTAGAGCACCTTGGAGATGCTTTCCGACCGGTCCTTTTCGGCCATGGCCCGGACGTAATCTCCGCTGTTAAAGTAGTCGAGATCGAATTCACGGGTGGACTTTGCAGACCACAGCCTGAGCGTGTTGACGACGCCGTTCCGGTACCCGGGTACCGGGTAATCGTAGGCCATGGCCATGACGTTATCGGTGTCCACCAGTTCCATGCGCTTCCGTCCATCCCCGCCGGTCACCGCGTTAACCCGCCCGTGGTAGCGGACCATGTAGAGCACGCTGGGGCGTGGAAATTCCCAGGGGATTCCGTACCGAAGCCAGTTGTCCGGTGTCTCCACCTGGTAGCCGTCCCGGATCCGCTGGAAAAAGATGCCGTATTCGTAACGGATTCCGTAGCCGTATCCCGGAATTCCAAGGGTGGCCATCGAGTCGAGGAAACAGGCGGCCAGCCTTCCCAGGCCTCCGTGCCCAAGCCCGGCATCCCACTCCGTCGTTACGACGCTCTCCAGGTTGGTTTCCAGTACATCGGCGGCCTCGGAGAAGGCATCCTCCATGCCAAGGTTGAGGATGGTGTTCATCAAAAGGCGGCCGAGCAGGAACTCCAGGGAGAGGTAGTAGACCCGCTTGGTGTCTCGGTCGTAGTAGCGCTGTTGCGTCTCGATCCATTTTTTCGTGACGTAATCCCTCGCGGTCAGGGCAGTCGTGATATATCGGTCCCGCTTTGTGGCCGAGAAGTGATCCTTGGCGAGGGAGTGCCAGAGGTGATGCTTGAGATGCGATCGAAGATCTTCTTCGTTATAATCCCAGATCATGATAATAGTACCCCTTCCATCATTCAGTGCAAACCCTATCTTACCACCACCCGGGTTCTCCAAGGAGGTATGATGACACCCATGACAAAAGCAACCCTGTTTCTCACGGCCATGCTTGGATGTTTCTGTTTACTCTCCTGCGGTACAACCGATATCGACCCCTCCACCCTGGCGGCGCGCGGCTGTACCTGCCAGAAAGGGTGTACCCTTCAATTCGCCGAAGTGGCTACGGACAAGGTAAGCGGAACGGTCACCGGTCCTGCAGGAGAAC is a window encoding:
- a CDS encoding glycogen/starch/alpha-glucan phosphorylase yields the protein MIWDYNEEDLRSHLKHHLWHSLAKDHFSATKRDRYITTALTARDYVTKKWIETQQRYYDRDTKRVYYLSLEFLLGRLLMNTILNLGMEDAFSEAADVLETNLESVVTTEWDAGLGHGGLGRLAACFLDSMATLGIPGYGYGIRYEYGIFFQRIRDGYQVETPDNWLRYGIPWEFPRPSVLYMVRYHGRVNAVTGGDGRKRMELVDTDNVMAMAYDYPVPGYRNGVVNTLRLWSAKSTREFDLDYFNSGDYVRAMAEKDRSESISKVLYPNDTSLAGKELRLKQQYFFSSATLQDIIRRFLKGSQDFSRLPDKVAIQLNDTHPSIAIPELMRILVDDHGIDWDDAWNITTRTFSYTNHTILPEALETWPEEIIGSLLPRHYQIIQEIDRRFLIQVAYRFPEESKKTDSMAIVTRQPQGTIHMARLAIVGSRKVNGVSALHSDILKKTVFHDFSEMWPDKFTNVTNGVTPRRWILEANPSLSRLLCDRLGDSWVDHAEKLRDLEPLADDPDFRNRFMEAKTRNKERLVQCMDEKLKVRANPSLFLDCQVKRFHEYKRQLLNILHVLTLYNRIVDGTEGENFLPRTVLFSGKTAPGYAICKLIIKLIHSVAAVIDAHPRMKDKLKVCFVPNYSVSAAQIIIPAAELSEQISTAGFEASGTGNMKFTMNGSLTIGTLDGANVEIREQVGEENFFLFGMKADETFALRGHYDPAGISARTPELQKILDQLTGGYYSPGDRDLFKPITQTLLNPNDRFFVLADYEDYVRCQASVAEAYRDRDRWAKMAILNVARSGIFSSDRSIQEYAKNIWEVNPILP